A genome region from Littorina saxatilis isolate snail1 linkage group LG16, US_GU_Lsax_2.0, whole genome shotgun sequence includes the following:
- the LOC138949878 gene encoding transcription intermediary factor 1-beta-like produces the protein MAGVTSGDIECPVCHDDFTNPKLLPCNHLACRDCVLSWLQKEGGQGGCPLCRAPILSSTQQGQGQLATMVDSLPTDFATAALVESHKVLNGPHVCDVCQNNVTATSYCFDCSIKLCKPCTSYHQKLPLSKDHALEQLNKLTAKRLAASRQATCNTHSNRPAELYCSSHRELICMLCFPTNHRSCREVKAITDVAREKRTELTQQSQRLKEKGAGLAKQMKAAKDKFKGMHKKVNDVFDDLQQCSEKRRQQVHDLIQKEEDATKTSLAEMEKARAAMTSNSSHIDHLVTSAPDDALLQMLNQLKSRLDDLESESETTAKVKDERYKSHISRLQHHHQRLPQRPPHLQVHTVS, from the exons ATGGCCGGCGTGACAAGCGGAGACATAGAGTGTCCAGTCTGCCATGACGATTTCACCAACCCCAAACTGCTGCCTTGCAACCACCTAGCGTGCCGTGACTGTGTTCTGTCCTGGCTACAGAAGGAAGGGGGACAGGGGGGTTGCCCCCTCTGCAGAGCCCCAATTCTCTCCTCCACTcagcaaggtcaaggtcagctgGCCACCATGGTTGACTCGCTCCCTACCGACTTCGCCACGGCGGCTCTGGTGGAAAGTCACAAAGTTCTCAATGGTCCCCACGTTTGTGACGTGTGTCAGAATAACGTCACTGCAACGTCATACTGCTTTGATTGCAGTATCAAACTGTGCAAGCCATGCACCAGCTATCACCAAAAACTTCCTTTGTCAAAAGACCACGCCCTGGAACAACTCAATAAACTAACTGCAAAGCGATTGGCTGCTAGCCGCCAGGCAACATGTAACACCCACTCCAATAGGCCAGCTGAACTGTACTGCTCCTCTCACCGAGAGCTAATTTGCATGTTGTGTTTCCCGACCAATCACCGCAGCTGCCGAGAGGTGAAGGCCATCACAGATGTGGCGAGAGAGAAGAGGACAGAGCtgacacaacagtcacagagaCTGAAGGAGAAAGGAGCAGGACTGGcaaaacag atgaaagctgccaaggacaAATTCAAGGGCATGCACAAAAAGGTGAATGACGTCTTTGATGACCTTCAGCAGTGTAGTGAGAAGCGACGTCAGCAGGTCCATGACCTCATTCAGAAAGAAGAAGATGCAACAAAGACGTCCCTTGCTGAAATGGAGAAAGCGCGGGCAGCGATGACGTCGAACTCTAGTCACATCGATCACCTGGTGACGTCAGCCCCTGATGACGCACTCCTGCAAATGCTGAACCAGCTGAAGTCACGTCTGGACGACCTTGAGTCAGAGAGTGAAACGACTGCCAAGGTCAAGGAT GAGAGATACAAAAGCCACATCAGCAGGCTTCAGCATCACCATCAGCGACTGCCACAACGACCACCCCATCTTCAGGTACACACAGTCAGCTAA
- the LOC138949879 gene encoding transcription intermediary factor 1-beta-like, protein MAGVTSGDIECPVCHDDFTNPKLLPCNHLACRDCVLSWLQKEGGQGGCPLCRAPILSSTQQGQGQLATMVDSLPTDFATAALVENHKVLNGPPVCEVCQNNVTATSYCFDCSIKLCKTCTSHHQKLPVSKDHTLERLNKLTAKRLAASRQATCNNHSNRPAELYCSAHQELMCMLCATTNHRSCPEVKAITDVAREKRTELTQQSQRLKEKAAGLAKQMKGAREKFKGMHKKVNNVFDDLQQCSEKRRQQVHDLIQKEEDATMTSLAEMEKARAAMTSNSSNIDHLVTSAPDDALLQMLNQLKSRLDDLESESGTTAKVKDVDDIVFDSQLLSRLKSDLSKLGNVFFVCSF, encoded by the exons ATGGCCGGTGTGACAAGCGGAGACATAGAGTGTCCAGTCTGCCATGACGATTTCACCAACCCCAAACTGCTGCCTTGCAACCACCTAGCGTGCCGTGACTGTGTTCTGTCCTGGCTACAGAAGGAAGGGGGACAGGGGGGTTGCCCCCTCTGCAGAGCCCCCATTCTCTCCTCCACAcagcaaggtcaaggtcagctgGCCACCATGGTTGACTCGCTCCCTACCGACTTCGCCACCGCGGCTCTGGTGGAAAATCACAAAGTTCTTAATGGTCCCCCAGTTTGTGAGGTGTGCCAAAATAACGTCACTGCAACGTCATACTGTTTTGATTGCAGTATCAAACTCTGCAAGACATGCACCAGCCATCACCAGAAACTTCCTGTGTCAAAAGACCACACCCTGGAACGGCTCAATAAACTAACTGCAAAGCGATTGGCTGCTAGCCGCCAGGCAACATGTAACAACCACTCCAATAGGCCGGCTGAACTTTACTGCTCCGCCCACCAAGAGCTTATGTGCATGCTGTGTGCTACAACCAATCATCGCAGCTGCCCAGAGGTGAAGGCCATCACAGACGTGGCGAGAGAGAAGCGGACAGAGCtgacacaacagtcacagagaCTGAAGGAGAAAGCAGCAGGACTAGcaaaacag ATGAAGGGTGCTAGGGAGAAGTTCAAGGGCATGCACAAAAAGGTGAATAACGTCTTTGATGACCTTCAGCAGTGTAGTGAGAAGCGACGTCAGCAGGTCCATGACCTCattcaaaaagaagaagatgcaACAATGACGTCACTTGCTGAAATGGAGAAAGCGCGGGCAGCGATGACGTCAAACTCTAGTAACATTGATCACCTGGTGACGTCAGCCCCTGATGACGCACTCCTGCAGATGCTGAATCAGCTGAAGTCACGTCTGGACGACCTTGAGTCAGAGAGTGGAACGACTGCCAAGGTCAAGGATGTGGATGACATCGTATTTGACAGCCAGTTACTGTCCCGTCTGAAATCAGATCTGTCTAAACTAGGTAACgtcttttttgtgtgctctTTCTAG